A part of Oncorhynchus masou masou isolate Uvic2021 chromosome 30, UVic_Omas_1.1, whole genome shotgun sequence genomic DNA contains:
- the timm21 gene encoding mitochondrial import inner membrane translocase subunit Tim21-like has protein sequence MVYSFILKVVQRNLHQYQTLSTQSVLRICERMQNNLHLQKPSTATSRFVFYGTAYHSPIVSNLFCTRSRSISVDTRLRSKGEEKDGGQVSVPRQGPSTAHKVKEAGKDFTYLIVVLIGLGVTGGLLYVVFQELFSSSSPNKVYSKAFNKTRLHPEVIGVFGEPIKCFGETSRRGRRQKISHVEYMKDGLKHMRLKFYIQGEEPGRQGTVHTESKENPETGKLEFRYIFVEVDTYPRRTIVIEDNR, from the exons ATGGTGTATTCTTTCATACTGAAAGTTGTGCAGCGTAATTTGCATCAATATCAAACACTGTCAACGCAATCCGTTCTGCGAATATGTGAACGCATGCAGAATAATTTGCACCTTCAGAAACCGTCTACTGCAACATCCAGATTCGTTTTCTATGGGACTGCATATCACTCACCTATTGTGAGCAATCTATTTTGTACACGGAGTCGAAGCATTTCTGTCGACACAAGATTGAGaagtaaaggagaagagaaggatggTGGACAGGTGTCAGTACCAAGGCAAGGACCTTCTACTGCACATAAAG TAAAGGAAGCTGGCAAAGACTTTACCTACCTCATAGTTGTGCTGATTGGACTCGGAGTAACAg GTGGGTTGTTGTATGTGGTTTTCCAGGAGctgttctcctcctccagccCCAACAAGGTCTACAGCAAAGCCTTCAACAAAACCAGGTTACACCCAGAG GTGATTGGAGTGTTCGGGGAGCCAATCAAGTGCTTCGGTGAAACGTCCCGCCGAGGTAGAAGACAGAAAATCAG TCATGTGGAGTACATGAAGGATGGACTGAAGCACATGAGACTGAAGTTCTACATCCAGGGAGAAGAACCAGGCCGGCAGGGAACTGTGCACACAGAATCTAAAGAG AACCCTGAAACTGGAAAGTTAGAGTTCCGCTACATCTTTGTGGAAGTAGACACTTACCCCAGGAGAACCATTGTCATTGAGGATAACAGATAA